One part of the Desulfonema ishimotonii genome encodes these proteins:
- a CDS encoding CHASE3 domain-containing protein encodes MRQDVHLGVKIGLGFLAMLLLTLGVGYVGYYSLESVSERVDKADDINRMVKMILEARRHEKNFIIRGDHSYVEKVSGYIRTIRRQAGETRKKFTTPHNREQIDAIRASVDVYEKAFLGYVDFLEKKSPDKELRAKADEIMVTAAREVLSVCYDTRSDQKNKMHGQMRWAKRVLAGGAILALFLGAFLALAITRAIIRPVVGVVHGLTDAAGQLAATAAQVSSASQSLARGPLTRPHP; translated from the coding sequence ATGAGACAGGATGTTCACCTCGGCGTTAAAATCGGACTAGGATTTCTGGCGATGTTATTACTGACACTGGGGGTCGGCTATGTCGGATATTACAGCCTTGAATCTGTATCGGAGCGGGTTGATAAGGCGGATGATATCAACCGCATGGTGAAAATGATACTTGAAGCCAGACGCCACGAGAAGAATTTTATCATCCGGGGGGATCATTCATACGTGGAAAAGGTCAGCGGCTATATCCGCACCATAAGGCGTCAGGCTGGCGAAACCCGGAAAAAATTTACAACCCCGCACAACAGAGAGCAGATAGATGCCATCCGTGCGTCAGTCGATGTCTATGAAAAGGCCTTTCTGGGCTACGTCGATTTCCTGGAGAAAAAATCGCCGGATAAGGAGCTCCGCGCCAAAGCGGATGAGATCATGGTCACAGCAGCCCGTGAGGTGCTCTCCGTCTGCTACGACACCCGGTCGGATCAGAAGAACAAAATGCACGGCCAAATGCGGTGGGCAAAGCGTGTTCTGGCAGGCGGGGCCATCCTGGCCCTGTTCCTCGGCGCATTTCTGGCACTCGCCATTACCCGCGCCATCATCCGGCCCGTGGTCGGGGTGGTTCACGGGCTGACCGATGCGGCAGGACAACTGGCCGCAACGGCTGCCCAGGTGTCGTCCGCCAGCCAGTCCCTGGCCCGGGGGCCTTTGACCAGGCCGCATCCATAG
- a CDS encoding methyl-accepting chemotaxis protein has product MTRSNADNAGEANSLMTQNDAVVRNASHEINALNQSMQEIIRAGEESSGIVRNIDEIAFQTNLLALNAAVEAARAGEAGVGFAVVAAEVKKLAERSARSARNTGALIEDMVRKIRSSADLLIGTHAAFSGVSDSTKNTTGLISEIAAASSEQSMGLDQVNIAVSDMEQIIQKNAAAAEEAASVAESLDTQAWQLDHFIGKLVGLIEGKRR; this is encoded by the coding sequence ATGACCCGGAGCAACGCGGACAACGCCGGAGAGGCGAACAGTCTGATGACCCAAAACGATGCCGTGGTGCGCAATGCCAGCCATGAGATCAATGCCCTGAACCAGTCCATGCAGGAAATCATCCGGGCCGGAGAGGAATCCTCCGGTATTGTCCGGAATATCGACGAGATCGCCTTTCAGACCAACCTGCTGGCGCTGAACGCGGCTGTTGAGGCGGCAAGGGCCGGAGAGGCCGGTGTCGGCTTTGCGGTGGTGGCGGCCGAGGTAAAGAAACTGGCGGAGCGTTCCGCCCGGTCGGCCCGGAACACAGGGGCGCTGATTGAGGATATGGTCAGAAAAATAAGAAGCAGTGCCGATCTGCTGATCGGCACCCATGCCGCGTTTTCCGGTGTTTCCGACAGCACAAAAAACACAACCGGCCTGATCAGTGAAATTGCCGCCGCCTCTTCCGAACAGTCGATGGGCCTTGACCAGGTGAATATCGCCGTATCCGATATGGAACAGATTATTCAGAAAAACGCCGCAGCGGCTGAAGAGGCGGCTTCGGTTGCCGAATCGCTGGATACCCAGGCGTGGCAGCTGGACCACTTCATTGGGAAGCTTGTGGGGCTGATTGAGGGGAAGAGACGGTAA
- a CDS encoding acetate--CoA ligase family protein yields MNTDLQKWIDGLMVPEKPDESEVKALLARFGIAAPKGIRILPGASDFPAETLSPPCVAKVCAGEILHKTDLGGVMLNLDRESLPGAIRALQERFPGTPVLAEEQAAFEGPEFIVGALVDPGFGPAVMAGAGGVLTELYGDVSFRLAPCTRKEARAMLDELTLAPVFRGFRGSDLTPDGLADIIVKAGELALAFGPRFSQLDLNPVVWSDGRWMALDAKLILSPGMQSACGTVTSPALL; encoded by the coding sequence ATGAACACGGATCTTCAGAAATGGATTGACGGCCTGATGGTTCCGGAAAAACCGGATGAATCCGAGGTCAAGGCCCTGCTTGCCCGATTCGGCATTGCAGCCCCCAAAGGGATTCGCATTCTCCCCGGTGCATCGGATTTCCCGGCAGAAACCCTGTCACCGCCCTGTGTGGCCAAGGTCTGTGCCGGTGAGATCCTCCACAAGACCGATCTGGGCGGAGTGATGCTGAATCTGGACAGGGAATCCCTGCCCGGCGCCATCAGAGCGCTTCAGGAACGGTTCCCCGGCACGCCGGTTCTGGCAGAGGAGCAGGCGGCGTTTGAAGGCCCGGAGTTCATTGTCGGCGCACTGGTTGACCCCGGCTTCGGACCAGCGGTCATGGCCGGCGCCGGCGGCGTACTGACCGAACTGTACGGGGACGTCTCCTTCCGCCTCGCCCCCTGCACCCGGAAGGAGGCCCGCGCCATGCTGGACGAGCTGACCCTGGCCCCGGTGTTCAGAGGCTTCCGGGGATCTGATCTGACCCCGGACGGGCTGGCGGATATCATCGTAAAGGCCGGTGAGCTGGCCCTGGCCTTCGGCCCCCGGTTCAGCCAGCTTGACCTCAACCCGGTGGTCTGGTCCGATGGCCGGTGGATGGCTCTGGACGCCAAACTGATACTCAGCCCGGGGATGCAATCCGCGTGCGGGACTGTGACGTCACCCGCCCTTCTCTGA
- a CDS encoding acetate--CoA ligase family protein: protein MGQQSDLQALLNPRAIAVIGATARPGRVGRIIFEQLRRSGFSLYPVNPNESDVLGIPACSAVSALPAGEIDLAVIAIGAEGAVTAAEECARSGIPHIIVVAGGFAEAGPGGKVLEDRLSAIPKITGSRILGPNTLGVFLPHNRLDTLFVEHGDSALARGGGVAFISQSGSVGVEALGLASNTGFGMRAFIGLGNKCDLDEIDFLRHFGEDSGTTCLAFYVESFDRGRDFLEAARGIAARKPVVVLKAGRSGAGASAVSSHTGRLAGSDRVVGGAFRQFGVQRVFDDEALCDAAKTLSVLPVPKGNRVAILTPAGGYGVMAADHVELHHGPGRLEMAVLEPATEARIRAATFPFASCRNPVDLTASANDRMVGDALDALLDDPNTDMVICTAFFAPPSITDRMVEEIAGRAENSAKPVIVFTQYGPFTDDYLRRFHRHGVVGFPSVGRAVRAARFLAERASILKNTEAAP from the coding sequence ATGGGGCAGCAATCGGACCTTCAGGCGCTTCTCAATCCCCGCGCCATTGCCGTTATCGGGGCAACCGCCAGACCGGGACGGGTCGGGCGCATCATTTTTGAACAGCTTCGCCGATCCGGCTTTTCCCTGTATCCGGTCAATCCGAACGAGAGCGACGTCCTGGGCATTCCGGCCTGTTCCGCTGTTTCCGCACTGCCCGCCGGAGAGATCGACCTGGCGGTGATCGCCATCGGCGCAGAAGGCGCCGTGACCGCAGCCGAAGAATGCGCCCGGTCCGGGATTCCCCACATCATCGTGGTGGCCGGGGGATTTGCCGAGGCAGGCCCCGGAGGAAAGGTGCTGGAGGATCGCCTCAGCGCCATCCCAAAAATCACCGGCAGCCGCATTCTCGGGCCCAACACCCTGGGCGTCTTTCTCCCCCACAACCGGCTCGACACCCTGTTTGTGGAACACGGCGACAGCGCACTGGCCAGGGGCGGCGGAGTTGCCTTTATCTCCCAGAGCGGTTCCGTGGGGGTGGAGGCACTGGGCCTTGCCAGCAACACCGGCTTCGGAATGCGGGCCTTTATCGGCCTGGGCAACAAATGCGATCTGGATGAAATTGACTTCCTGCGCCATTTCGGTGAAGACAGCGGCACCACCTGTCTGGCGTTCTATGTGGAAAGCTTTGACCGGGGCCGGGACTTTCTCGAGGCTGCCCGCGGAATCGCGGCCCGGAAGCCGGTGGTGGTCCTCAAGGCCGGCAGGTCCGGTGCCGGGGCATCTGCCGTCAGCTCCCACACCGGACGTCTGGCCGGATCGGACAGGGTGGTGGGCGGCGCGTTTCGGCAGTTCGGTGTGCAGCGGGTCTTTGATGACGAAGCGTTGTGTGATGCGGCCAAGACGTTGTCGGTCCTGCCGGTTCCCAAAGGCAACCGGGTTGCCATTCTGACCCCTGCCGGGGGATACGGCGTCATGGCTGCGGACCATGTGGAACTGCATCATGGGCCGGGGCGCCTTGAAATGGCCGTGCTGGAGCCGGCCACGGAGGCCCGCATCCGGGCGGCCACCTTTCCCTTTGCCTCATGCCGGAATCCGGTGGACCTGACCGCCAGCGCCAACGACCGGATGGTCGGCGATGCACTGGATGCCCTGCTGGATGACCCCAATACGGATATGGTCATCTGCACGGCTTTTTTTGCGCCGCCCTCCATCACCGACCGCATGGTGGAGGAGATCGCCGGCCGCGCCGAAAATTCGGCAAAACCGGTGATTGTGTTCACCCAGTACGGTCCCTTTACGGACGACTATCTGCGCCGCTTTCACCGGCACGGCGTGGTGGGATTTCCCTCGGTCGGACGGGCGGTCCGGGCCGCCCGGTTTCTGGCGGAGCGGGCGAGTATTCTCAAAAATACGGAGGCAGCACCATGA
- a CDS encoding DUF6485 family protein has protein sequence MECKKEKNLENCGCTYTSCGKRGICCECISYHLKSRQLPGCCFPKDAEKTYDRSFEHFARLVSEGKA, from the coding sequence ATGGAATGTAAAAAAGAAAAAAATCTTGAAAACTGCGGATGCACCTACACCTCCTGTGGCAAACGGGGCATCTGCTGCGAGTGTATCAGCTATCACCTGAAAAGCCGACAGCTTCCCGGATGCTGTTTTCCCAAAGACGCGGAAAAGACCTATGACCGCTCCTTTGAGCATTTCGCGCGGCTGGTCAGCGAAGGAAAGGCATAA
- a CDS encoding AAA family ATPase, whose product MADNAKKFTGATRYVLDEELANIINISMALEMPLLLKGEPGTGKTMLAHAIAESLKMPLLVLNVKSSMKLIEALYQYDTLTRLNDSRFGDSQRDVSDIEEYIKMGKIGQAFTADARTVLLIDEIDKADTDFQDDMLDVLDQMEFDIIEIDKTLQARQRPVIIITSNAKKDLSDPFLGRCNFHHIAFPDPKMMRKIIGVHFPNIDENLLESAIGTFYSLRDLDGIEKKPATRELLNWIRALNAEPDFNPKKLRKGDVPYLGVLFKKSGDYQRASGFTSRKRMF is encoded by the coding sequence ATGGCTGACAACGCGAAGAAATTCACCGGGGCAACCCGTTATGTGCTGGATGAAGAACTGGCAAACATCATAAATATCTCAATGGCCCTGGAAATGCCGCTGCTGCTCAAGGGCGAACCGGGCACGGGCAAAACCATGCTGGCCCATGCCATTGCCGAAAGTCTGAAGATGCCCCTGCTGGTCCTCAACGTCAAATCGAGCATGAAACTGATTGAGGCCCTGTACCAATATGACACCCTGACCCGGCTCAACGACAGCCGGTTCGGCGATTCCCAGCGGGACGTGAGCGATATTGAGGAATATATTAAAATGGGCAAGATCGGGCAGGCCTTTACGGCGGATGCGCGCACCGTGCTGCTCATTGACGAGATCGACAAGGCCGATACCGACTTTCAGGACGACATGCTCGACGTGCTGGACCAGATGGAATTTGACATCATCGAGATCGACAAGACCCTGCAGGCCCGGCAAAGGCCGGTGATCATCATCACCTCCAACGCGAAAAAAGACCTGTCCGACCCGTTTCTGGGCCGGTGCAACTTTCATCACATCGCGTTCCCGGACCCCAAAATGATGCGCAAAATCATCGGCGTCCATTTCCCGAATATTGACGAAAATCTGCTGGAAAGCGCCATTGGGACATTTTACAGTCTGCGCGATCTGGACGGGATTGAAAAAAAACCGGCCACCCGTGAGCTGCTCAACTGGATCCGGGCCCTGAACGCAGAGCCGGATTTCAATCCCAAAAAACTGCGCAAGGGCGATGTGCCCTATCTGGGCGTTCTGTTCAAGAAGAGCGGGGACTATCAGCGGGCCTCCGGCTTCACCAGCCGCAAGCGGATGTTTTAA
- a CDS encoding twin-arginine translocase TatA/TatE family subunit — protein MFGIGMPELIIILVIILIIFGAGKLPEIGAGMGKAIRNFKSATSEPAEKEADEKKKKIEDTDPS, from the coding sequence ATGTTTGGAATCGGAATGCCGGAACTTATTATCATACTGGTCATCATACTGATCATCTTCGGGGCCGGAAAACTGCCGGAAATCGGCGCAGGCATGGGCAAAGCCATTCGCAATTTCAAGAGTGCCACCTCAGAGCCTGCTGAGAAAGAAGCGGACGAAAAGAAGAAAAAAATCGAAGACACCGACCCGTCCTGA